One genomic window of Nakamurella panacisegetis includes the following:
- a CDS encoding type III PLP-dependent enzyme domain-containing protein, with translation MIPELAPLGAAVAALGDEVLDWRFKAAPAVADGYTVSEFLVSGARLSDFGTPLLTLDSRCVAGNIAAMASWCAERGLALAPHGKTTMAPALYLAQLEAGAWGITLANEPQVRVGRAFGLPRIHLANALLRPGALRWLAAEQAADPSFRFSSWVDSVRAVELMTDGLPPGASVDVCVELGVLGGRTGVRGLAAATAVAQAVARSPRLRLVGVSGYEGAVAHGTDAGQLSAVDAYLDDLAALHAAVSPLYDLTTAGRAMVTVGGSAYFDQVAARLAGLADPEGTTGPATEVVLRSGAYVIHDDGYYRSVTPSTRSDGPAFESAMHAFARVVSQPEPGLALLDAGRRDLPFDQGYPEPQLRLRPDAPSISVRGSSITGLNDQHAFMRVGTGDDVQVGDIIRLGLSHPCTAIDKWTLIPMLADTDADDPHVVGMIRTYF, from the coding sequence GTGATCCCCGAACTCGCACCACTTGGCGCCGCCGTGGCGGCCCTCGGCGACGAAGTGCTGGACTGGCGCTTCAAGGCCGCACCGGCCGTCGCCGACGGGTACACGGTGAGCGAGTTCCTGGTCAGTGGGGCCCGGCTCTCCGATTTCGGCACCCCCCTGTTGACTCTCGACTCCCGTTGTGTGGCCGGGAATATCGCCGCCATGGCGTCATGGTGCGCCGAGCGGGGGCTGGCTCTGGCTCCACACGGCAAGACGACGATGGCGCCCGCGCTGTATCTGGCCCAGCTCGAGGCCGGTGCCTGGGGCATCACCTTGGCCAACGAGCCACAGGTGCGCGTCGGGCGCGCCTTCGGTCTGCCGCGTATCCATCTGGCCAACGCGCTGTTGCGGCCGGGCGCCCTTCGATGGCTCGCGGCCGAGCAGGCCGCCGACCCGTCGTTCCGGTTCTCCAGCTGGGTCGACTCGGTGCGGGCGGTGGAACTGATGACGGACGGGCTCCCGCCCGGGGCGTCGGTGGACGTGTGCGTCGAACTCGGTGTGCTCGGCGGTCGTACCGGCGTCCGGGGGCTGGCCGCAGCCACGGCCGTCGCGCAAGCCGTCGCCCGGTCGCCCCGGCTCCGGTTGGTCGGAGTGAGCGGATACGAGGGGGCCGTGGCCCACGGAACCGATGCCGGGCAACTGTCCGCCGTCGACGCGTATCTCGACGACCTGGCCGCGCTGCACGCCGCGGTTTCGCCCCTGTACGACCTGACGACCGCCGGCCGGGCGATGGTCACCGTCGGTGGCAGCGCCTATTTCGACCAGGTGGCGGCCCGGCTGGCCGGACTCGCCGACCCGGAGGGGACGACCGGTCCGGCCACCGAAGTGGTGCTCCGGTCGGGGGCCTACGTGATCCACGACGACGGCTACTACCGCTCCGTCACCCCGTCCACCCGCTCGGACGGCCCGGCGTTCGAATCGGCCATGCACGCGTTCGCCCGGGTGGTCTCGCAGCCGGAGCCCGGGCTGGCTCTGCTCGACGCGGGTCGCCGGGATCTCCCGTTCGACCAGGGGTATCCCGAGCCACAGCTGCGACTGCGCCCGGACGCTCCCAGCATTTCGGTGCGCGGGTCGAGCATCACCGGGCTCAACGATCAGCACGCCTTCATGCGAGTCGGCACCGGCGACGACGTACAGGTCGGGGACATCATCCGGTTGGGCCTGTCCCACCCGTGTACGGCCATCGACAAGTGGACGCTGATACCGATGCTGGCCGATACCGATGCCGACGACCCCCACGTCGTCGGCATGATCCGGACATACTTCTGA
- a CDS encoding DUF1501 domain-containing protein, with product MTTRGVPSEVLCRHAEKVQAGLADQDAAWSRGFTRRRMLQGVGMAGVAALASQLVTTRVAYAASAASTGNTLVVVFLRGGADGLRMLIPQGDLLGGGYLRSVRGPLVPANADIRALAGTSGWGVNKGFDSLLPLWATGELAFVPAVSAAGVTRSHFQAQQVLERGGPSSTTGWLDRTLQALGPGTTFRALAEGSAMPASFAGNQQKLGMSSLAAFNFPGWDGVKPQSMAAISSLYRGFAGALAEDVTTTLSAIGTAQKANASAGPQHGAVYPKGGFASSLADLATLLRSEVGVEVATVDVGGWDTHTDEAGDLDALTRSASDALAAFMTDLGPARRKRVTVAVMTEFGRRVQINASNGTDHGTGSTMFLLGGGLARASVFGKWTPLSAATLADGDVPSVNNAYDVLGELIQKRLSVGSLATIFPGHRFASLGLARAT from the coding sequence GGTGCTGTGCCGGCACGCCGAGAAGGTGCAGGCCGGTCTGGCCGACCAGGACGCGGCCTGGTCCCGCGGTTTCACCCGCCGCCGGATGCTGCAGGGCGTCGGCATGGCCGGGGTGGCCGCGCTGGCCTCGCAACTGGTGACCACCCGGGTCGCCTACGCCGCGTCGGCCGCGTCGACCGGCAACACCCTGGTCGTCGTCTTCCTGCGTGGCGGGGCCGACGGCCTCCGCATGCTGATCCCGCAGGGCGACCTCCTGGGCGGCGGGTATCTGCGGAGTGTGCGCGGGCCGCTCGTGCCCGCCAATGCCGACATCCGTGCTCTCGCCGGCACATCGGGATGGGGTGTGAACAAGGGCTTCGACTCGTTGCTGCCGCTCTGGGCCACCGGCGAACTCGCCTTCGTGCCGGCCGTCTCGGCGGCCGGGGTGACCCGGAGCCACTTCCAGGCGCAACAGGTGCTCGAGCGCGGCGGCCCGTCCTCGACCACCGGCTGGCTGGACCGCACGCTGCAGGCGCTGGGGCCGGGCACCACGTTCCGGGCCCTGGCCGAGGGGTCGGCGATGCCCGCCTCGTTCGCCGGGAACCAGCAGAAGCTCGGAATGAGTTCGCTCGCCGCCTTCAACTTCCCGGGGTGGGACGGGGTGAAGCCGCAGAGCATGGCGGCGATCAGTTCGCTCTACCGAGGATTCGCCGGCGCGCTGGCCGAGGACGTGACGACCACGTTGAGCGCCATCGGCACCGCCCAGAAAGCCAACGCGTCGGCCGGGCCCCAGCACGGAGCGGTCTACCCGAAGGGCGGCTTCGCGTCGTCCCTGGCCGATCTGGCCACGTTGCTCCGGAGCGAGGTCGGCGTCGAGGTGGCAACCGTCGACGTCGGCGGGTGGGACACCCACACCGACGAGGCCGGTGATCTCGATGCCTTGACCAGATCGGCATCAGATGCCCTGGCCGCCTTCATGACCGACCTCGGCCCGGCCCGCCGGAAGCGGGTGACGGTGGCCGTCATGACCGAGTTCGGCCGGCGGGTGCAGATCAACGCGTCGAACGGCACCGACCACGGGACCGGCTCGACCATGTTCCTGCTCGGCGGCGGGCTGGCGCGGGCGAGTGTGTTCGGCAAGTGGACCCCGCTGTCGGCGGCCACCCTGGCCGACGGTGACGTGCCGTCGGTCAACAATGCCTACGACGTGCTCGGCGAACTGATCCAGAAACGACTGTCGGTCGGGAGTCTGGCCACGATCTTCCCCGGCCATCGGTTCGCTTCGCTCGGCCTTGCCCGAGCCACCTGA